In the Tessaracoccus lacteus genome, ATGAACTCGGAGATCGCCGCGGCGGGGTCGCCGTGGCGGACGAGCGCCTCCCCCACCAGGATGGCGTCGGCTCCCTGCGAGGCGAGGAGTTCCACGTCGGCGGCGGTGAGGATGCCGGACTCGGCCACCTTGACGGCGTCGGAGCCGATGCGTCCGGCCAGCGCCCCGAAGGCCGCCAGGTCGACGTCGAGCGTCTTGAGGTTGCGGTTGTTGACGCCGATCACCTCGGCACCGGCTTCGAGCGCGCGGTCGACCTCCTCTGCGGTGTGCGTCTCGACGAGAGCCGTCATGCCGAGGTCGGACGTCAGGGTGAGGAAGCTCCTCAGGTGAGCGTCGTCGAGGGCCGCGACGATGAGCAGCACGAGGTCCGCTCCGTGGGCGCGGGCCTCAAAGAACTGGTACTCGTCGATCATGAAGTCCTTGCGCAACACCGGCACGTCGACGCGGGCGCGCACGGCGTCCAGGTCGTCGAGCCTGCCGTTGAAGCGGCGCTGCTCGGTGAGGACGGAGATCGCCGCCGCGCCGCCCGCCGCGTAAGAGGCGGCGAGTTCCGCCGGGTCGGCGATGTCGGCCAGGTGTCCCTTGGACGGCGAGCTGCGCTTGACCTCGGAGATCACGGCCAGGCGCGGGTCGCGCAGTCGGGGGACGATCTCCAGGGGCGCGGGCGCACTCTCCGCGGCGCGCCGCACATCGGCGAGCGGGGTGAGTGCGGTACGGGCGTGGAGGTCTTCGCGGACTCCGGCGATGATGTCGTCGAGGACGGTCACGGTTGGCCGAAGCCCATGGTCTTCATGACCATGGTGACGAGGCAAGCGACCAGGATCACGGCAGCGCCGGTGATGACGAGCGGCCAGCTGGGACCGATCATGGCCGCGATGGCGACCAGCACGAAGCCGATCGCGACGCCGACAGAGCCGACCCAGGCCGCAGGGCTCCGCCCGTGGTGGTAGTACTTCGCGGTACGCGCCATCGCTCAGCCTCTCTGGTTTGGTCGGATCGCTGACTCCGGTGAGCCTACCGCCATCAGGCGGCGCGGTCAGGCCGTTGTTCATCCCCGGTGGTGGTCGGGTCGAGGCCAGCATCCATGGCCGACCAGTCGTCGAGGCGCCGCTCGGCGGCGGGCGAACGACGGACCCAGCGCGGCCCCCACACGACGACGCCGAGCAGCCCGGCCGCCGCGACGGCGAAGCCCGCGCCGACGATCCACGCCCCGAGCGAGACGGCCCACCCCAGCCCCGCCACCGACAGCGCGGTGACCGCGACGCCGAGGACCCGCAGTGCGGTGCGGTACAGCATGAGGCTCAGCGCGAGGCCGGCCAGGACCGCCAGCGCCGGCCCGATGAGCGGCGACGACGCCGCCTGCGAGCCGAGGGTGGCCAGTAGCGCCCCGGCCATGGCCACGAGTGTCGCGGGCGCGCGCCCCGTCATACGGGCGCCACCATGGCCTCTGCCCTCCCGATGGCCGTGATGACCGCCCTGGCCTTGTGCGAGCACTCCGCGTCCTCGAGTTCCGGGACCGAGTCGGCGACGATCCCGGCTCCCGCCTGGACGTGCGCCACGCCGTCGGCGATCAGCGCGGTGCGGATGGCGATGGCCACGTCGGCATTGCCCGCGAAGTCGAAGTACCCGACCACTCCCCCGTAGAGCGCGCGTCGGCTCACCTCGAGCCGGTCGATGATCTCCATCGCCCGCACCTTCGGGGCGCCGGACAGAGTGCCGGCCGGGAAGCAGCTGAGCACCGCGTCGAGACCTGTGGCTCCCTCCCGGAGGCGACCGGAGACCGCGGCCTCCAGGTGCATGATGTGCGAGTAGCGGCGGACCTTCATGAACTCGTGCACGGTGACGCTGCCGGGGGCGCAGATCCGACCGAGATCGTTGCGCCCGAGGTCGACGAGCATGAGGTGCTCCGCCTTCTCCTTCGGATCGGCGAGCAGCTCCTCGGCGAGGCGGCGGTCGGCCTCGGGCGTGGCCCCGCGCGGACGGGACCCGGCGATCGGCCGGGTGGTCGCGACGCGGTCTTGCACCGTCACCAGGGCTTCGGGGCTGGACCCGACGACGTCGAAGCCCGGCAGCCTCAGCAGGTACAGGTAGGGACTCGGGTTGGTCAGGCGCAGCGCCCGGTAGACCTCGAACGCATCGGCGCTGGTCGGCACGTCGAAGCGCTGCGACACGACGATCTGGAAGGCCTCCCCCGCGCGGATCTCCTCCTTCGCCTCCTCGACGATCGCGCGGTACTCCTCGGAGGAGCGCTGGCGGATCACGGTGGGCGTGCGGGGCTCGCCCTCCTGCACGACGAGGCTCGCCCGAGGGCGCCTCAGCTGGGCGGCCATGTCCTCGATGGCGCCCACGGCAGTGTGGTAGGCGCGCTCGACGCCCTCGTCGGTGCCGTCGAAGTTGATGGCGTTGGCCACGAGCCACAGCTCGCCGCGGTGGTGGTCGAGGATGGCGAGCTCGCTGGCGAGCATCATGACGAGCTCGGGGCGGCCGAGGTCGTCGGTCGTGGTGTTGGGCAGCCTCTCGAGCCGCCGCACGACGTCGTAGCCGAGATAGCCGACCATGCCGGCGTGGAACGGCGGGAGCCCAGTCTCTGGCGGGGTGGCGAGCTCGGCGAGCGTGGCGCGGAGCACCTCGAGAGGGTCGCCGTCGTCAGGGATGCCCACGAGCTCACGGCCGATCCAGGCGGCGTGGCCGTCCCCCTCGGTGAGCGTCGCGGCGGCGCGGACGCCGACGAACGACCAGCGCGACCAGACCCCACCGTCGGCCGACTCGAACAGGAAGGTGCCCTCCCTGCCGCCGCAGAGCTGCTGGTAGAGGGCGACGGGTGTCTGGTCGTCGGCAAGCAGCCGCGCGTGGACGGAGATGACCCGGCGCGTCCTGGCCTGCTCGGTGAACTCCTCGAGCGTGGGCGAGATGATCATGCGGCGCCGCCGTCGTTCAGCTCCGTGAAGAAGCAGGTGCGGTTGCCGGTGTGGCAGGCGGCCCCCGTCTGGTTGACCGTCAGGAGGATGGTGTCGCCGTCGCAGTCCAGCTCGACCTTCACGACACTCTGGTGGTGCCCGGAGGTCTCTCCCTTGACCCAGTACTCATGGCGGGACCGCGACCAGTAGGTGGCCCTGCCTGTGGCGAGGGTACGGCGCAGGGCCTCGGCATCCATCCAGGCCAGCATCAGGACCTCCCTGGTGTCGGCGTCTTGGGCGATCGCGGGCATGAGGCCGTCCGCGTTGAAGGTGAGCTCTGGCATGGGCCCTATTGTGCCCCGCGCATTCCCGGATGTCGCGTCCGCCGGGTTGGCTCAGAGTGTCTAGTCTTGTGCCCATGACCCTCGCCCGACGCCAACGCGCTGCCCTGGCCGACCTCCTCGAGGAGCTCGGCCCCTTCGCCCCGACCGAGTGTGCGGGGTGGCAGACCCAGGACCTCGCCGCTCACCTTTACGTGCGCGAGCACAAGCTCGGCGCGCTGCCTGGCATCGGCTCGGAGAAGTTCGCGCCGAGGACCGAGCGCATCCAGCGCGAGACGCTCCACGAGCTTGGCTACCCGGCCCTGGTCGAGGCCATCCGCACGCCCGGCTGGATCATGTTCCCGGTCGACAACCTGGTCAACTCGGGCGAGTACTTCATGCATCACGAGGATGTGCTGCGCGCCAACGGGCGCGTCCAGGTGCTGAGGCCCGGCGACCAGCGCGACCTGTGGCCGATAACCAAGGTGCTGGCCCGCAAAACGAACATGCAGTTCAAGGGGCACGTCCGGCTGCAGCGCACCGACACGGGCGAGGTGGCCCAGCTCGGGCGCGGCCCGAAGCCCCTGACGATCGCCGGGCTGCCGTCCGAGATCCTGCTGCACCTGAGCGGGCGCAAGGCCGACGTCGCCGTCACGGGCGAGCCCGCCGTCGTGGAGGCCTGGCAGAAGGCGATCAAGGGACTCTGAGTCCGACCCGACGCCTGACGGCCCGTCCCCTGCCGGGGGACGGGCCGTCGCATGTCCGGGGCGTCAGAGCAGCTCGGGGGTCTCCATCGCCCTGCCCTCGCGGTGGGCGGCGAGGAACTCGATGACGGTGTCGTACCAGACCTTCGCGTGCTGCGGGGACAGGATCCAGTGGTTCTCGTCGGGGAAGTACAGGAATCGGTGCGGCAGGTCGGCGGGTTCCCCCTCGTGCTTCTCGTTGAGCGCCCACCACAGGGCGAGCCCCTCGCCGATCGGCACCCGGTAGTCGCGGTCGCCGTGGATGACGAGCATCGGGGTGACGATGTCGGCGGCAAAGAGATGTGGCGAGTGGGCGGCCATCATCTCTTCGCTGAGTTCGCGCTTCCAGTACCACGAGGCGTCGGTGGTCGGGCCGAAGGACTGGAGGTTCCAGAGCGAGGCGTGGCTGACGATCGCGGCGAAGCGGTCGGTGTGCGTAGCGATCCAGTTGGCCATGTAGCCGCCGAAGGAGCCGCCCATCATGACGGAGGCGTCGTCGCGGACGTCGTCGCGCGCCTCCGCGGCGTCGGTCAGCGCCATGATGTCGGTGAACGGCTCGGCCCCCCACCGTCCCCAGCCGCGCTGGATGTGGTCGAGGCCGTAGCCGGTGGAGAGTGCGGGGTCGGGGAGCAGGACCGCCTGGCCGCGCGAGACGAGCAGCCAGGGGCACCACCGCCAACTCCAGGCGTTCCAGGAGCCGAGCGGGCCGCCGTGCACCCACAGCGTCAGGGGTGCCGGGTTGTCGTGAGATGCACCGTCGGGCAGGACCAGCCAGCCTGGGATCCTGGTGCCGTCGGCGGCGGTGGTCTCGACGCGCTCGATGCGGCCGGGCAGCGCCGGGTACTCGACGGGGCCGGGCAGCACCCGGGTCGTGGCGCCAGCGATGTCGATCGCGACGACCTCGCCCGGGATGTCGTAGGCGGTGCGCACCGCGTAAGCGGTGGCGCCGTCGGGGCTGAGCTGGACGGAGCTGTACGCGCCGTGCTGCGTCAGGCGGCGCACCTCTCCGGTTGCGACATCGATGGCGAAGACGGGGCACTCGCCGTCGTCGTCCGCGGTCACGATGAGCGTGGCGTTGTCCGGAGTGAACGCGACGGGGTGCGCCCAGCGGTCCCAGTCGGCCGCCAGCGGGCGCGACTCGCCGTCGCCGTCGATCAGCCACAAGGTGGCGTCGGGGCTCAGCGCCGAGGTCGAGCGGCGGTTCCGGACGGCGACGATCAGGCTGCCGTCGTCGCTCACGACCGGGGTTCCGAACTCGTCGTCGGCGTGCGACGCGATGACGGTCTGCTCGCCCGTGGCCGAGTCGATGCGGACGAGCTCGGCGCGGGTGACGCCGTGCGCCTCGGGCACCGACCACTCGGCCACGATGAGCGATCCGTCGCGGGAGACCGCGACGTCGCCGAGCGCGCGACCGACGTCGCCGGTGAGGTCTTCCACGTCGGCCAGCTCACGGTCGCCCTCCGCGGTGACGCGGCCGACGCGCAGGCGCGTGGTCTCCTGGCCAAGGTCGTGATCCCAGTAGCGGACGGGGTAGCCGGTGTGCAGCAGCGCGGCGACCTTCTTGTCCCGGCGCGCCGTCCGCTTGGCGGAATCGGCCTCGTCGTCCGCGGCGCCCTGGTGGACGGGCACGCCGAGGATGACCCGGTCGCTGTCGGTGGTGAGCACCTGACCCCAGCCGCCGTCACGGCGGGCCAGTTCGTAGGCCTCTCCCCCGCCGGCCGGCAGGCACCACAGCGCGGCGGTCGTCTCGGACGGCTTGTCTCCCGCCTTGCCGAGGAGGTCGCGCTTCGAGGTGAACAGCAGCGACCCGTCAGGCAGGAACGCGCTGAGGCTCTCGCCCTTGACGGAGCGCGTGAGGCGGGTCGACGGGGTCTCCCCCGTCGGGTCGACCCGGCACAGCGCGGTGGTGTAGGCGGTCGCCTCCGCATCGGTGCCCTGGACAGCCACGACGAGCGACGAGCCGTCACGGCTCAGCGTGAGCCCGCCGAGCCGGGGCGTCGAGATGTAGGTGTCCAGATCGAACCAGGGGGATGGGGTGGGATCAGTCATGGTCCCAACCTATCCCCGCCGTCAGACGCCGAGCTCGCCGAGGACCTGGGAGAACGTGTGCCGGGCCTGCTCGGCCAGGGGTGGGAGGGTCAGGCGGTAGAAGGACAGCTGGAACGCGGCCTGCGCGAACGCCCGGGCCCGCGCCCGGCGCCACGTGGCGTCGGGCACGTCGATGGCCCGCCGGAAGGCCTCGCGGGCGTTCGGTGTGAACAGATTCCAGGCGACCTGCAGGTCGTTGGCGGGCTCCCCCACCCCGACGCCGCCCCAGTCGATGAGCCCGACGAGGCTCCCATCGCGGACGATCAGGTTTCCCGGCGCCACGTCGCCGTGCAGCCAGAGCGCGCCGCCGCCGTCCCAGGGCGGGGTCGCCTCGAGCAGGGTGGTCCAGACCGCGGCCAGGTCATCGTGAACCTCGGGACCGTCCGCGCCGCCCGCCTGGGGACCGTCCGCGCCGCCCGCCTGGGGACCGTCCGCGCCGCCCGCCTCAGGACCGTCCGCGCCGCCCGCCCCGGGGGTCCGCGCGCCGATGCCGAGGTCGCCGACGCTGCCTGCCAGCGCGGCAAGACGCTCTCGCACGTCGGCGTCCATGTCGTGAGGGCTGAGCCCTGCCGTCGGTGCCCCTTCGGGGATCGGGAGGGCCCGCAATTCGCGCAGGAAGTCGGCGATCTCGACGGCTAGACCGGCGTCGTCGCTGCCGGGCTGGAGCCGACGCCCTGGCACCCATTGCTGGACGCACCACGGCGCCGGGTAGCCGCAGGCCGGCGCGCCGTAGAACTCGGGCACGGCGGGCGGCAGGCTGAGCCGGTCGCGTAGCCAGGGCAGCCAGGGGCGGACGCGCTCCTGCTGGTCGAAGGCCCAGGTCACGATCGGAAGCCGCACGCAGTGCCGGTCCCCGACGCGGTACACGTCCGTGTCTGTGCCGTGCATAGGGACGTCCGCGATGGGCTCACCGGCGAGCACGGGATACTGCTCCTCCAGCAGCCGACGCACGAGCCCGGCGCTGGTCGCCACCTGGTTCTCGTGCATCCTGCCTGCCATGGCCGCAAGCTATCACCCGCGTGCCTGAGCTCCCCCGGTCACCTGAGCTTGCCCCGGTCACCTGAGCTTGCCCCGGTCACCTGAGCTTGCCCCGGTCACCTGAGCTTGCCCCGGTTCCCTGAGCTTGTCGAAGGGCCCTGAGCGAAGCGAAGGGGAAACGCCGGTTCCCTGCCCGCCGGCGCCCGGCTCGCCTGAGCACCCCGCTCCGACGCCCACCCCGGCCCCCTTTCCGGCACAAAAATGCCTATGTCGGGGCCGCTGCAACATGGCAACAGCAGCACCGATATACGCATCGTTGTGCGCGGGAGTTGAGGTGGACCGGGCAACGTCATGGTCGGCGATCAGGGGTGTGATCAAGTAGACGAGCCTGTGGATAATTCAGACGGGCGTGCGAAAAGTGTCGGTGGCGGGTCGTAGCGTCAGTGTCATGGAAACCCGGCGACGTGACGATTCCCGGGAGGCGACCATCCGCCTCCGCGCCGGTGTTACTCTTCGTCGCCGGGGTGAGGCCGAGGAGCTGGAGGTCATCTGCGACCTGGCCGTCGCGTACAGGGTGGATGAGGCGGACCTGCTGGATTACGGGACCGAGATCTACCGGGACCGCGACACCAGACTCCCGGAGAAGCTGATCCGTCCCGGCGGGGAGGGAACCCCATCGGTGTCGGAGTTCCTGGCGATGGAGGTCGCCTCGTTGCTGCGGTGTTCCCAGACCTCGGCGATCGAGACGATCGCTTCCGCGCTGAACCTGAAGTACCGCCACCCCATGTTGTTCGAGGCAGTGATCAACGGGGAGGTCGAACGCTGGCTCGCAGCGAAGGCCGCCTGGCTGTGTCGGGAGCTGGATCCGATGCAGGCCGAGACCGTCACCGCCCATTGGCTGCCTCGGCAGTACGGCCTGGTGCCCAGCGCCGCGCTGGGAGAGCTGAAGAAGCTGATCATCCGCGCCGACGCGGCCGCCGCCAGGGAACGGGAGGCTGAGGCCCGTGCCCGGCGCGGGGTATGGCTCCTGCGGCTGCTGCGCCCAACCGAGGCGTTCCCGTTCTCCACCCGCACCCGCCGCCTGGACGTCGACCACAACACCACCTACCAGCCCGGCCGACTCGGCCAGACCCGGCTGGACAACCTCGCCCAGCTCTGCCGCCGCATCCACCGCGGCAAGACCAAAGGCGCCTGGGTACTGAACCAGATCACACCCGGCCACTTCCGCTGGACCAGCCCCCTCGGCTACGTCTACGAGGTCACCAGCGACGGTGCATGGTTGGAATGCACCCCCGACCTCGGCCCCCAGCTCAGCACCGTCGACAAGTCCATCCAGGACTGGTGCGACACCATCGCAGACGCCGCCACCCTCGCCCGCTGCAGCTGACAACACTCGCGCACGGGTACCCCGACGCCCGACAAGGCCTGTGCTGAGCCCGTCGGAGTGCTCAACGACCCGACATGGCCGGGACTACGCGAGCTTCTCCAGGATCAGCTCACGGACCTTGGCCGCGTCGGCCTGACCGCGCATGGCCTTCATGACCTGACCGATCAGGGCGCCGGCCGCCGCGACCTTGCCGTCGCGGATCTTGGCCGCGACGTCAGGGTTCTTCGCGATCACGTCGTCCACCGCGGCGCTCAGCGCTCCTGTGTCGGAGACGACGGCGAGTCCGCGCTTCTCCACGACCTCGGCGGGTTCGCCCTCGCCGGCGAGCACGCCGTCGATGACCTGGCGGGCCAGCTTGTCGTTGACCCTACCCTCGTCGACGAGCGCCTGAACGCCCGCGACCTGCGCCGGGGTGATGGCGAGCGCGTCGATCTCGACGCCGGTCTCGTTGGCGCGGCGGGCCAGTTCCGTGACCCACCATTTCCGGGCCGCGGCCGGCGTGGCGCCCGCCTGGACGGTCTCCTCGACCAGCGTGAGGGCGCCGGAGTTCACGACCGCGCCGAAGTCGATGTCGCTGAACCCCCAGGCGGCCTGCAGTCTGCGGCGGCGCTCGGCGGGCGGCTCCGGCAGGGTGGCGCGCAGCTCCTCGACCCACTCGGCGCTCGGGGCGATGGGCATCAGGTCGGGCTCCGCGAAGTAGCGGTAGTCCTCGGCCTCCTCCTTCGAGCGTCCGGGCGACGTGGTGCCGTCCGCCTCGTGGAAGTGACGGGTCTCCTGCTTGATGCGGCCGCCGTCGTCGAGGATGGCAGCCTGGCGGGTCATCTCGTACGAGATGGCCGTCTCGACCGAACGCAGCGAGTTGACGTTCTTGGTCTCCGTGCGGGTCCCGAGCCTGTCGGCCCCGATGGGCGCCAGCGAGATGTTCGCGTCGCAGCGCAGTGACCCCTGCTCCATGCGGGCGTCCGAGACACCGAGTGCCTTCACGAGCTCGCGCAGGTGCGCGACGTAGGCGCGGGCAACCTGGGGCGCCTTGTCGCCGGTGCCGAGGATCGGCTTGGTGACGATCTCGATCAGCGGCACACCGGCACGGTTGTAGTCGATGAGCGAGTAGTCGGCGCCCGTGATCCGACCCGAGCCGCCGACGTGCGTCGCCTTGCCCGCGTCCTCCTCCATGTGGGCGCGCTCGACCTCGACGCGGTAGGTCTCGCCGTCGACCTCGAGGTCGACGTAGCCGTCGAACGCGATCGGCTCGTCGTACTGCGAGGTCTGGAAGTTCTTCGTCATGTCCGGGTAGAAGTAGTTCTTCCGGGCCATGCGACACCAGGACGCGATGGAGCAGTTCAGCGCCAGCCCGATCCGGATGGCGGACTCGACCGCCTTGCCGTTGATGACGGGCAGCGAGCCGGGCAGCCCCAGGCAGACCGGGCAGGTGTGGGTGTTCGGCTCGCCGCCGAACTCGTTGGCGCAGCCGCAGAACATCTTGGTGGCGGTGTTCAGCTCGACGTGCACCTCGAGCCCGAGGGCGGGCTCGTAGCGGGTCAGCAGGTCGTCGTAGTCGGCCAGCTCGGTCATGCGGTCACCGCCTGGGTGTCGATGGTGGGAAGTACGTCCAGCAGCGGGTGGCCCCAGGCCGACTCGAGCGCCCGCTCCAGGACGCCGCCGACACGGTAGAGCCGCTCGTCGGCCATCGGCGGGGCCATCACCTGCAGCCCGACGGGGAGACCGTCGCTCAGCCCGCAGGGGAACGACGCGGACGCGTTGCCGGCCATGTTCGACGGGATGGTGCAGAGATCCGCGAGGTACATGCTCATCGGATCGCTCATGCGCTCCCCGATCCGGAACGCCACGGTCGGCGTGGTGGGCGAGATGAGCACGTCGACGGTCTCGAATGCCTTCGTGAAGTCGGCCTGGATAAGCGTGCGGACCTTCTGCGCTGAGCCGTAGTAGGCGTCGTAGTAGCCGGCCGACAGCGCGTAGGTGCCGATGATGATGCGGCGCTTGGCCTCGCGGCCGAAGCCCTCCTCGCGGGACAGGTTCATGACCTGCTCGGCCGAGTGGGTGCCGTCGTCGCCTGCCCGCAGCCCGTAGCGCATGCCGTCGAAGCGAGCAAGGTTGGAGCTCAGCTCCGCGGGCTGGATCAGGTAGTAGGCGGGCAGCGCGTAGGTGAACGCGGGACAGCTGACCTCGAAGATCTCGGCACCGGCCGCGCGGAGCAGCTCGACGGCCTCGGCGAAGCGCTCCAGGACCCCCCGCTCGTAGCCCTCCCCCTGGAACTCCGTGACGACGCCGATCCGCACGCCGGTCAGGTCTGCCGCCTGCGCAGCCGCGATGAGGTCCGGCACGGGCATGTTGAGCGAGGCAGAGTCGTGCGCGTCGTAGCCACCGATGACGGCCTGCAGCAGCGCGGCGTCCTCGGTGCTGCGCGTGCATGGGCCGGGCTGGTCGAGGCTCGAGGCCATCGCCACCAATCCGTAGCGGGACACGCCGCCGTAGGTGGGCTTCACGCCGACGGTGCCCGTCACCGCCCCAGGCTGCCGGATGGAGCCGCCCGTGTCGGAGCCGACGGCCAGCGGCACCATGAAGGACGCGACGGCAGCCGCGGACCCACCACCGGAGCCGCCGGGGATCCGGTCGGTGTCCCACGGGTTGCGGGTCGGGCCGTAGAACGACGTCTCGGTCGACGACCCCATGGCGAACTCGTCCATGTTCGTCTTGCCGACGATGACCAGCCCCGCCTCGCGAAGCCGCTTCACGACGGTGGCGTCATACGGCGGAATCCAGCCCTGCAGCATCCGCGAGCCGCACGTCGTGGGCATGTCGGTGGTGCAGTAGTTGTCCTTGACGCCGATCGGCACGCCGGCCAGCGGGCCGAGCTCGTCACCGGCGGCACGCCGGGCGTCGACGGCGCGGGCGGCGGCAAGCGCCCCCTCGGCATCGACGTGCAGGAAGGCGTTCAACGTCGGGTTCAGCGCCTCGATGCGGGCAAGGCAGGCGCGGGTCAGCTCCTCGGAGGTGAGCTCGCCGGCTGCCATGCGGCGGCCGAGCTCTGCCGCGCTCAGGCGGATCAGTTCGTCCATGCTCACTCCTCGCCCAGGATCTGCGGGACGCGGAAGCGCCCGTCCTCGTTGTCGGGGGCGCCGGAGAGCGCCTGCTCGGCCGTCATCGAGGGCTGCACCACGTCGTCGCGGAACACATTGGTCATCGTGATCGCGTGCGTCGCCATCGGCACCTCGGGTGTCGCGACCTCCGAGACCCGTCGGATCGATTCCAAGATGACGTCCAGCTCGGGGGCGAGTTCGGCGCATTCCTGCTCTGAGAGCTGGATGCGGGCCAAGGCGCCCAGTCGAGCCACGTCGGCGGCGGTGAGACCCACAGCGCTGCTCCTAGGTTGTCCAGTCGACCGCTGGCGCGGCCGGGACCATCTTAGGGCGAACCGAGTTGGGCCCCTACGCGCCGGTCAGAATGAGGTAGAACATGCGGCCGAGGAAGAACAGGCCGATGGCGATCGCGACGGTGACGATCGGGATGAGGATCCGCTGGACCTTCTTCCACCTGGTGGTGGGCACGCCCGTCGGCCCCCAGGTACCACGGTTCGCGTGGGCACGCACGGGGTTGTCGCCGTCGAGATTCAGGTCGGAGAAGACGCGCACGGCGCCAGTCTAGGCGCTGCGCATGGGTCAGCCGCGCGCCAGCGACTCCTCGACCAGCGCGGCCGCGCGGGTCAGGGCGTCCAGCTGCGGCACGACGTCGCCGAGACGCCAGCCGCCGAGCCCGCAGGCCGTGCCGAGCAGCAGGTCGTCGTACACCTCGGTGCCGACCTGCCTCAGGATGCGCAGCGCGGTCCGCACGAGCTCGTCGACGCCCTGTCGGGTGCGGGATGCGGTGTCGACCACCCCGAGAACGAGCCGGCGACGCTCGTCGCACCACTGCGCCAGCTCGTCGAGGTCGACGAGCGCCGCGTCGACGGCGACCCCGTGGAAGCGCGCCCGGCTGGCCACGCCGAGCCAGCGTCCGGGCGCGCAGCAGTGCAGCAGGGAGGCCTCCCCGCCGAGGGGCCGCAGCGCGTCGACGAGCTCGGCCTCGCCGACGCGACGGTGCCGCGAGAACCCGCTGGCGGTCGGCACCGACCCGGACCCGACCGCGATCAGCCCGGGTTCGTCGACCTGCACCCACACCGTCGCGCGCGGGAGGCGGCGGGCCAGGTCGGCGCGCAGCACGGCCGCGGCCTCGGCCAGCGCCTGGGCGAGTTCGCGGCGTGCGCCGTGGTCGGCCAGCAGCCGGTCCCCAGCTGGCCGCTCGACGCCGGCGGCCAGCGTCCAGGGGCCGGTCAGCGCGACCTTGACCACCCCGTCGAAGTCCTGCAGCAGCTCCTCGGCGTCGTCCAGGTCCCGCCGCCACTCGGCGCGTGCCCGGCGGAATGCGGCATCGCCGTGCGCGGTCAGTCGCCAGCCGGCGGGCTGCAGGTCGAACTCGAGGCCGTCGACCATGGCGAGCGTGCGCCCGAACATGTCGGATCCGACGCCGCGCGCCGGCAGCTCGGGCAGCGGCAGCACGTCCGGCAGCGCCTCGGACATGGCCCTCACCGCGCCGCGGAAGTCATCGCCGGGCAGGGACCCGGCCGCCG is a window encoding:
- the gatB gene encoding Asp-tRNA(Asn)/Glu-tRNA(Gln) amidotransferase subunit GatB, encoding MTELADYDDLLTRYEPALGLEVHVELNTATKMFCGCANEFGGEPNTHTCPVCLGLPGSLPVINGKAVESAIRIGLALNCSIASWCRMARKNYFYPDMTKNFQTSQYDEPIAFDGYVDLEVDGETYRVEVERAHMEEDAGKATHVGGSGRITGADYSLIDYNRAGVPLIEIVTKPILGTGDKAPQVARAYVAHLRELVKALGVSDARMEQGSLRCDANISLAPIGADRLGTRTETKNVNSLRSVETAISYEMTRQAAILDDGGRIKQETRHFHEADGTTSPGRSKEEAEDYRYFAEPDLMPIAPSAEWVEELRATLPEPPAERRRRLQAAWGFSDIDFGAVVNSGALTLVEETVQAGATPAAARKWWVTELARRANETGVEIDALAITPAQVAGVQALVDEGRVNDKLARQVIDGVLAGEGEPAEVVEKRGLAVVSDTGALSAAVDDVIAKNPDVAAKIRDGKVAAAGALIGQVMKAMRGQADAAKVRELILEKLA
- the gatA gene encoding Asp-tRNA(Asn)/Glu-tRNA(Gln) amidotransferase subunit GatA; translated protein: MDELIRLSAAELGRRMAAGELTSEELTRACLARIEALNPTLNAFLHVDAEGALAAARAVDARRAAGDELGPLAGVPIGVKDNYCTTDMPTTCGSRMLQGWIPPYDATVVKRLREAGLVIVGKTNMDEFAMGSSTETSFYGPTRNPWDTDRIPGGSGGGSAAAVASFMVPLAVGSDTGGSIRQPGAVTGTVGVKPTYGGVSRYGLVAMASSLDQPGPCTRSTEDAALLQAVIGGYDAHDSASLNMPVPDLIAAAQAADLTGVRIGVVTEFQGEGYERGVLERFAEAVELLRAAGAEIFEVSCPAFTYALPAYYLIQPAELSSNLARFDGMRYGLRAGDDGTHSAEQVMNLSREEGFGREAKRRIIIGTYALSAGYYDAYYGSAQKVRTLIQADFTKAFETVDVLISPTTPTVAFRIGERMSDPMSMYLADLCTIPSNMAGNASASFPCGLSDGLPVGLQVMAPPMADERLYRVGGVLERALESAWGHPLLDVLPTIDTQAVTA
- the gatC gene encoding Asp-tRNA(Asn)/Glu-tRNA(Gln) amidotransferase subunit GatC; amino-acid sequence: MGLTAADVARLGALARIQLSEQECAELAPELDVILESIRRVSEVATPEVPMATHAITMTNVFRDDVVQPSMTAEQALSGAPDNEDGRFRVPQILGEE
- a CDS encoding methionine synthase; this encodes MRVTAAGSLPGDDFRGAVRAMSEALPDVLPLPELPARGVGSDMFGRTLAMVDGLEFDLQPAGWRLTAHGDAAFRRARAEWRRDLDDAEELLQDFDGVVKVALTGPWTLAAGVERPAGDRLLADHGARRELAQALAEAAAVLRADLARRLPRATVWVQVDEPGLIAVGSGSVPTASGFSRHRRVGEAELVDALRPLGGEASLLHCCAPGRWLGVASRARFHGVAVDAALVDLDELAQWCDERRRLVLGVVDTASRTRQGVDELVRTALRILRQVGTEVYDDLLLGTACGLGGWRLGDVVPQLDALTRAAALVEESLARG